The following proteins are encoded in a genomic region of Roseinatronobacter sp. S2:
- a CDS encoding acetyl-CoA C-acetyltransferase → MSDAFIYDTIRTPRGKGRADGSLHEVTAVRLSALVLNHLKSRNDLDTRAIEDLIWGNVTQVGEQGGCLARTAVLASDFDEQVPGLAINRFCASGMEAVNIAANQVRGGAGMAYVAGGVEMMSRVAMGSDGAAVAVDPSVAMERHFVPQGIAADIIATQYGFTRRMADELAVESQKRAATAWQDGRFSRSVVPVTDINGLTILERDEYMRPATDMDSLSALKPAFKDMGEVMPGFDKIALMKYPHLERIEHIHHAGNSSGIVDGAAGVLIGNKEFGEKYGLKPRARIRATAKIGTDPTIMLTGPVPVTEKILRDSGMQISDIDLFEVNEAFAAVVLRFMQAFDVGSDRVNVNGGAIAMGHPLGATGAMIIGTLLDELERTGKGTGLATLCVASGMGAATIIERV, encoded by the coding sequence ATGAGCGACGCTTTTATCTATGACACCATCCGCACGCCAAGGGGCAAGGGGCGCGCCGATGGCAGCCTGCATGAAGTGACAGCCGTGCGTCTTTCTGCCTTGGTTCTGAACCATCTGAAATCCCGCAATGATCTGGACACCCGCGCGATCGAGGATCTGATCTGGGGGAATGTCACCCAGGTGGGCGAACAGGGTGGGTGCCTTGCGCGCACCGCGGTTCTTGCATCGGATTTCGACGAACAGGTGCCGGGGCTGGCAATAAACCGCTTTTGTGCATCCGGCATGGAAGCGGTGAATATTGCCGCAAATCAGGTGCGCGGTGGCGCGGGCATGGCCTATGTCGCAGGCGGGGTCGAGATGATGAGCCGCGTTGCCATGGGGTCGGACGGGGCGGCGGTGGCCGTAGACCCGTCTGTCGCGATGGAGCGGCATTTTGTTCCACAAGGCATTGCGGCTGATATCATCGCCACGCAATACGGCTTCACCCGCCGGATGGCCGATGAACTGGCCGTTGAAAGCCAGAAACGCGCAGCCACAGCATGGCAGGACGGGCGTTTTTCCCGTTCGGTCGTGCCGGTCACGGATATCAACGGCCTGACCATACTGGAGCGCGATGAATATATGCGCCCCGCAACGGACATGGACAGCCTGTCCGCGCTGAAACCCGCATTCAAGGATATGGGCGAGGTGATGCCGGGCTTCGACAAGATTGCCTTGATGAAATACCCGCATCTGGAACGGATTGAGCATATCCACCATGCAGGCAATTCATCCGGCATTGTTGACGGGGCGGCGGGCGTCTTGATCGGCAACAAGGAGTTCGGCGAAAAATACGGGCTGAAGCCACGCGCACGCATTCGCGCCACGGCCAAGATCGGCACGGACCCGACTATCATGCTGACGGGCCCTGTGCCTGTGACCGAGAAAATCCTGCGCGATTCTGGCATGCAGATTTCTGACATCGACCTGTTCGAGGTGAACGAGGCGTTTGCCGCAGTTGTGCTGCGCTTCATGCAGGCATTTGACGTGGGCAGCGACCGCGTCAACGTCAACGGGGGGGCGATTGCGATGGGCCACCCATTGGGCGCAACAGGGGCCATGATCATCGGCACGCTGCTGGATGAACTGGAACGCACGGGCAAAGGCACCGGCCTTGCAACGCTGTGCGTTGCATCCGGCATGGGTGCTGCCACGATCATCGAGCGCGTGTAA